The Deinococcus puniceus genome segment CGAACTCCTCTCCACCCCAGCGCCCCACCACGCCGCCCGTGCCGCCCACATTGCGCCTTAAGCGTTTGGCAACAGCCCGCAACACATCGTCTCCGGTGTTGTGCCCATGATGGTCGTTCACCGTTTTGAAGTGGTCTATGTCGCCCACCAACAAGCTCAGGGGCGTTCCAGTTTTGCGGGCATATTCCAACTTCCGGTTCAGTTCTTCTTCTATAGCGGCCCGGCCCGGAAGCTCTGTCAAGGAATCCAACCGGGCTTTATTGAGTTTGGCGTGGTCTTCTTCATGCATCACCAGATTGGATTCGATAAACCGCGTCACTCTGTAACACACTCCGCTGATGACGCCCACGACAGTCATGCCTGCCAACCAGGCCGCCGTCAACTGTGGTGTAGACGGCGGAATCAGGAGCAAAAAGATAAGAACGATCAACAGCGCTACACCCGTGAACACGCTGCCCCAGCGCGATCCCATCAGAACAAAGGCCACGATACAGACACAGGTCATCCATAGGGCAGGCTCGTATGGCGGAAGGTCGTGCTGCAGCAGGCGGTACATTTCCAACCCGGCAAGGCCCGCCACACAAGCGGCACAGACCACCGCGATCTGAAACACCCGGCGAGGCGCGAGGTAAAGGGCCACGAGCGCCCCCAAGCAAATTAAATCCGCCCAGTATTTGCTGTATTGATAGGCCTCCGGGAACACGCCGGGCGGGGCTACGAAAGATGAACCGATCGTGAAAATCAGATAGCCAACGGCCACCAACTGCAAAACGAGTTGACGGGTTCGGAGAAGCTGATTCTCTAAAAGCGTGCTGGGGCGGGTCATGAACTCAACTCCAGTCTAATGTGCCACACCTGACAAATGCCTTGCTGTAAGTGGCACGAGGGTCATCAGAAGACGTTAAGTCTAGAACCCACCTGTGCATCTCCTGACTTGAAGTCCCCGTTCTATCCTCTTTGCCCTCTTGATGAGGTTGGGTGGGCGATGACTTCAGGACAGAGCGCCCGCGTGACGAAAGGGGCACAATGGAACGTAAAGCAAGGGAAGCAGGCGATTCTAAAGAATTCTGCCTACTGCCCTCGCCCACTGTTATGAATAGAAATGTATTTCTGAGGCTCTCGCCGCCGACATTCTGGGGTGGCCATAGTGCGCCGGAACCTGTTTAGGCCCGTTGCGAAGCAGTGGCCGCGCTCCCGAATTCAAGTGTTTACAGCAGTTCGCCGGGGGCGAAGAACAGAGCCAACTCGCGCTCTGCGCTCTCGGGGCTGTCGCTGCCGTGCGTCACGTTTTCGCCGGTGGTGGTGGCAAAGTCGGCGCGGATGCTGCCGGGAGCGGCGTTGGCGGGGTTGGTCGCGCCCATCATGCCGCGCCAGCCCAGAATGGCGTTTTCGCCCTCCAGAGCAATAGCCACCACAGGGCCGCCCGTGATGAAGTCCACGAGTTCCCCGAAAAAGGGGCGCTCTTTATGTTCGCCGTAGTGCGACTCGGCGGTTTCACGGGCAATCGTCATCTGTTTCAGGCCCACCACGCGGTAGCCCTTCTTCTGAATGCGGGCGAGAATTTCGGGCGTCAGGCCCCGGCGAACCCCATCGGGCTTGATCATGGCAAAAGTACGTTCCATAGCGCCGCACAGGATAGCAAACGCGGGGGCAGTGTGCCGAAACACGGCAAAGCGGCGCGGGAACATCCAAACTGAATCGTTTTTGCTCACATTCCGCGCCCGCCGCATTTCCCCAGAGGCAGTCCGCTTCCGTACAATGGCGGGGTGACGTACATTTCTGATTCTCGCCCCTCTCCCGTCGCGTCGCGGATCGCACTGATTGTCAGTGGGGTCGCGGCGGCGGGTCTGGTCTTAACGCCCTTGGCCGTGCTGGGGCGCTCTTTTGACGGCAACGCGGTGCTGCTGCACCTCAGCGGCGCGGCCCTGAACCTGACCAGTGACCCTCAGGTGAGGCTGCCCTCTTCCGGTACGACTGTGGCGCTGGGCTGGGTCACCCTGTTGTTTATGCTGGCCACGCTGGTCGGTGCGCTACGCCGGGAACGCTGGTTTTGGGTCACGGGCCTGCTGGGCTTCGTGACCGCGCTGGCCGCCGTGCTGCTCCTGAACGGTGTGCTGGGGGCAGAATCGGCCCGCATTGCCGCCGACAACACGCTGAGGCCCGGAGCAAAACGCACCCTGCGTAACTTTTACGGGGGCGGCGGCATGAACTTGGGGCTGTTTTTGCCCATGCTGGCCGGACTGATCGCGGCGGGCGCGGGCCTCAGTGCGCGGCAGGTCTGGTGGGATCGCCTAAACCGCCTGCGCGGGCTGTTGGTACCCACTGTGGCGATTGGGCTGGCCATTCTGGTGGGTGCCATCGTGGTGCTGCTGGTGCAACCCGCCGTCAACGGCACGGGCGCGGCGCTGGGGCTGTGGGGCGGCTGGCTGGCCAAAACCGATCTGGTGTATTTCGTGTACTCCACGCTGTTTGCGCCCATTACCCGCCTGAACCCGTTCCTAGACAGCCTCAAGCTGGCGACCCCGCTCATCTTCACGGGCCTCAGCGTGGCGTTCGCCTTCCGCACGGGCCTCTTTAATGTGGGCGCTCCGGGTCAGCTGACCATGGGAGCCATCGGCGCGATGCTGGTGGGCGTCTACGCTCCAGCTGGGCTGGGCTGGTTTTTGCTGCCGCTGTCGGTGCTGGGCGCGGCGTTGGGTGGGGCGATCTGGGGGGCCATTCCCGGCCTGCTCAAAGCCCGCTTCGGCTCCAGCGAAGTCATCAATACCATCATGCTCAATTACATCGCGTCGGCCATCTTTATTTTCCTGATCGGCAGCGAAACCTTCCCCTTCCTGGGCCGCGAATACAACATGCCCTTCAAAGCCGAGGGGTTTGAGGCCCGCAGCGAGGAACTGCAAGAAGGCGCACGCCTGCCCACGCTGCTGCAACTGTTCAACGTGGGCACGGACGGCGCAACCGTCATGAGTCTCGGCCTGATTTTTGGTCTGATCGCCTTTGCGCTGGGCCGCTGGATTCTGGGCCGCCACAAAGTCAAGAACGGCACGCTGCTGGCCCTGATCGCCGGACTGGTCATCGGCGCGGTCACGTGGCGGGTGGGCGTTCCCGTGCAGATCGCGGGCAGCCAGCTGAACGCTTCGTTCCTGATCGCGCTGATCTGCGTGGCCGCCTTCGGAACCCTGATGTGGCGCACGGCCACCGGGTACGCGCTACGTGCGGTGGGCCTGTCGCCCAAAGCAGCCGAATACGGCGGCATCAGCGTGGCCCGTAACACCATTTTGGCCATGACCTTTGCAGGAATGTTCGCGGGATTGGCGGGCACGCACTACGTCAACGGCGGCGCACTCGACGAATACCGCCTGAAGGGCAACATGCCCGCCAACGTGGGTTTCGACGGCATCGCGGTGGCGCTGATGGGCCAAAGCACCCCGGTAGGCGTGGTGGCCGCCAGCGTCTTGTTCGGCACCATCGACACGGGCGGCATCGACGTCGACCTGAAGCTGGAAAAAATTAATAAGGACATCGTGACGGTGCTGAAGGCCCTGATCGTGCTGTTCATCGCCGCAGGCGGATTCCTCAGCCGCCGCGTGACCGATCCGCCACCCCCGCAACTGCTGAAGGCGGTAGAAACCACCGGCAAACCCGACGCAGCGAGGCTGGACGTGAATCTGGCCAAGGCTGAGCAAGGGACGCCACTCCCGAATGTCGCCCAATCCTCGGACGCCAAGACCCGCGAAGGGGGCAAGTAAATGCAAGACCTTCTCGCTCAGATTTTTGGCGTGTCCTTTCTCGCCATCTTTATCCGATCCTTCGTCCCGCTTCTGCTCACAGCACTCGGCGGCCTCTTTTCAGAACGCAGCGGCGTGGTCAACATCGCCCTAGAAGGCCTGATCATCTTCGGCGCACTCACGGGCGCAATCATTACCAAGCAGATCGAGCCTGCGCTGGGGCCGCTGTCGCCCTGGGTGGGCTGGCTGGCCGGGGCACTCGTAGGCGGATTCGTGGCCTGGATTCACGCGCTCCTCAGCATCAAATACCGCGCCGATCAGGTCATCAGCGGCACGGCCATCAACCTGCTCGCTCTGGGTGTGCCGCCCGTTATTCTGGCCGCCCTGTACGGCAGCAGCACCGAAAGCCCCAAGGTGGACTACGGCCTGCCGCTGTGGGGCGTGGGCGAACTGCGCTTTTCGCCGCCTGTGTACTTCGCCTTTATCGCGGTGGCCGTCATCTGGTATGTGGTGTATAAAACGCCGTATGGCCTACGCCTGCGGGCGACGGGCGAGCAACCCGGCGCGGCGGCGAGCATGGGCGTCAACGTCCGCAAGATGCGCTACAGCGCCGTGATCCTGTCGGGCGTGCTGGCGGGCACGGCGGGCGTGTTCCTCAGCATCGGCAACCTCGATTCCTACGTGCGGAACATGAGCGCCGGGATGGGGTTCATCGCTCTGGCCGCGCTGATCTTCGGGCAGTGGAAACCGCTGGGCGTGCTGGGGGCCACGCTTCTCTTCGGGTTCCTGCAAGCGCTGTCCATTCAACTGGGGGGCACCGATCTGCTGCCGCCCACGCTGGTATCGGCCCTGCCCTTCGTGGTCACCATCATCGCCCTGATCTTCACGGGCCGCAGCGCCGCGCCCAAAGCCATCGGCAAACCTTTCGACGGCTGATACGGCCTTCAGGCGAGGGTATAAACGTGGTGGCCGCTCTGAGTAATTCGGAGCGGCCACTGCTCATAGCCGTGACAGCCGAGTGTTATGGAGTGTACGGACACCGCTGGAACGGCTATGACAGGATGGCAAGTAGATCCCAAGTCAGTCCAAGCATCTGCCTCGACAGGGCCACAACAATCATGATGAAGAAAGCGTAAGGTGGTGTACATGAGCTTCGGTTCAACCCTCAAACTCGCCCGCGAAGCCCAAGGCCTCAGCACCCAAGAATTGTCCCTGAAAACCAAGATTCGCGGTGACTATCT includes the following:
- the ndk gene encoding nucleoside-diphosphate kinase, producing the protein MERTFAMIKPDGVRRGLTPEILARIQKKGYRVVGLKQMTIARETAESHYGEHKERPFFGELVDFITGGPVVAIALEGENAILGWRGMMGATNPANAAPGSIRADFATTTGENVTHGSDSPESAERELALFFAPGELL
- a CDS encoding ABC transporter permease, translating into MTYISDSRPSPVASRIALIVSGVAAAGLVLTPLAVLGRSFDGNAVLLHLSGAALNLTSDPQVRLPSSGTTVALGWVTLLFMLATLVGALRRERWFWVTGLLGFVTALAAVLLLNGVLGAESARIAADNTLRPGAKRTLRNFYGGGGMNLGLFLPMLAGLIAAGAGLSARQVWWDRLNRLRGLLVPTVAIGLAILVGAIVVLLVQPAVNGTGAALGLWGGWLAKTDLVYFVYSTLFAPITRLNPFLDSLKLATPLIFTGLSVAFAFRTGLFNVGAPGQLTMGAIGAMLVGVYAPAGLGWFLLPLSVLGAALGGAIWGAIPGLLKARFGSSEVINTIMLNYIASAIFIFLIGSETFPFLGREYNMPFKAEGFEARSEELQEGARLPTLLQLFNVGTDGATVMSLGLIFGLIAFALGRWILGRHKVKNGTLLALIAGLVIGAVTWRVGVPVQIAGSQLNASFLIALICVAAFGTLMWRTATGYALRAVGLSPKAAEYGGISVARNTILAMTFAGMFAGLAGTHYVNGGALDEYRLKGNMPANVGFDGIAVALMGQSTPVGVVAASVLFGTIDTGGIDVDLKLEKINKDIVTVLKALIVLFIAAGGFLSRRVTDPPPPQLLKAVETTGKPDAARLDVNLAKAEQGTPLPNVAQSSDAKTREGGK
- a CDS encoding GGDEF domain-containing protein, encoding MTRPSTLLENQLLRTRQLVLQLVAVGYLIFTIGSSFVAPPGVFPEAYQYSKYWADLICLGALVALYLAPRRVFQIAVVCAACVAGLAGLEMYRLLQHDLPPYEPALWMTCVCIVAFVLMGSRWGSVFTGVALLIVLIFLLLIPPSTPQLTAAWLAGMTVVGVISGVCYRVTRFIESNLVMHEEDHAKLNKARLDSLTELPGRAAIEEELNRKLEYARKTGTPLSLLVGDIDHFKTVNDHHGHNTGDDVLRAVAKRLRRNVGGTGGVVGRWGGEEFVVLLPGLAKPDALVLADRLRREIGGSELAGLSITTSFGVASYRGPHDTANQLFGRADQALYEAKRAGRNSVR
- a CDS encoding ABC transporter permease; this encodes MQDLLAQIFGVSFLAIFIRSFVPLLLTALGGLFSERSGVVNIALEGLIIFGALTGAIITKQIEPALGPLSPWVGWLAGALVGGFVAWIHALLSIKYRADQVISGTAINLLALGVPPVILAALYGSSTESPKVDYGLPLWGVGELRFSPPVYFAFIAVAVIWYVVYKTPYGLRLRATGEQPGAAASMGVNVRKMRYSAVILSGVLAGTAGVFLSIGNLDSYVRNMSAGMGFIALAALIFGQWKPLGVLGATLLFGFLQALSIQLGGTDLLPPTLVSALPFVVTIIALIFTGRSAAPKAIGKPFDG